Proteins found in one Neodiprion lecontei isolate iyNeoLeco1 chromosome 6, iyNeoLeco1.1, whole genome shotgun sequence genomic segment:
- the LOC107218056 gene encoding uncharacterized protein LOC107218056, protein MRRYLLTYFVLLTSSRQIFREIESSEGVEDREKRYLVYPKPGVGNAPTKVQLILGLGLPMEGGLIVGYVVKNNYNLPYNATSYLDPHVRYERSIYGEDSLEPDAEANRKGSTTRWETYRMLESAFNIFGSGKSCLLRAICEAAEGEPFGENYGLFGELLHLFLTPSSTAEEFLESTDQEYLAAESLGRRSLEKCRIFFPECEISPLEYFTESDD, encoded by the exons ATGCGAAGGTATTTGCTTACGTATTTTGTACTGCTGACCAGTTCGCGGCAGATATTCCGTGAAATAGAATCGTCCGAGGGTGTCGAAGATAGGGAAAAACGGTATTTAGTCTACCCGAAGCCAGGGGTTGGTAACGCCCCGACAAAAGTGCAG CTAATTCTCGGGCTTGGACTTCCCATGGAGGGTGGGCTGATAGTCGGGTACGTTGTGAAGAACAATTACAACCTGCCTTACAACGCTACGTCGTACTTGGACCCCCACGTGCGCTACGAGAGATCGATTTACGGCGAGGATTCGCTCGAACCCGATGCCGAGGCTAATCGAAAAG GAAGTACGACACGTTGGGAAACTTACAGGATGCTGGAGTCGGCTTTTAATATTTTCGGGAGTGGAAAGTCCTGTTTGTTAAGAGCGATTTGCGAGGCGGCCGAGGGAGAGCCGTTCGGCGAGAACTACGGACTTTTTGGTGAACTTCTCCATCTTTTTCTCAC acCATCCTCGACTGCAGAAGAGTTCTTGGAGAGCACCGATCAAGAATATCTTGCGGCCGAGTCACTCGGACGAAGATCTTTGGAAAAATGCCGGATATTTTTTCCGGAATGCGAGATCAGTCCTCTTGAATATTTCACCGAGTCGGACGATTAA
- the LOC107218057 gene encoding uncharacterized protein LOC107218057: MRFPLAFLATFFNLAFAGSSAEYNESAENLSYNDTADTNYDVLSRERRTLVYPSSSDMLLIFGLGTPLQLQQESVIVGAFTKMLYALPDNSTYYTEPGVYYARSTKSRWSIYKILETASEVFGYGGKGCILRSICEAANVPFNANHGLFGELVHAFLTPSSTKEELDEYDDRDYHAAELQGHKDGDHCSELYPECKESILDIFTTIYH; encoded by the exons ATGCGGTTCCCGCTCGCTTTCCTCGCGACGTTTTTCAACCTCGCGTTTGCCGGCTCATCCGCAGAGTATAACGAAAGCGCCGAAAATTTATCCTACAACGACACCGCGGACACAAACTACGATGTTTTGTCCCGCGAGAGGAGAACTCTGGTCTATCCAAGCTCCTCTGATATGCTG CTCATTTTCGGTCTCGGTACTCCGCTGCAGCTACAGCAGGAGAGCGTGATCGTTGGCGCCTTCACGAAGATGCTCTACGCGCTTCCGGACAATTCGACCTACTACACGGAGCCCGGAGTCTACTACGCGAGGTCGACCAAGAGCCGGTGGAGCATATACAAGATCTTGGAAACGGCCTCCGAGGTTTTCGGTTACGGTGGCAAAGGGTGTATCCTGAGGTCGATCTGCGAGGCAGCCAACGTCCCTTTCAACGCGAACCACGGACTCTTCGGCGAGCTCGTCCACGCCTTCCTCAC GCCTTCGAGCACCAAGGAGGAACTGGACGAATACGACGATCGAGATTATCACGCCGCTGAACTCCAAGGTCATAAGGACGGAGATCACTGCTCGGAGCTTTACCCCGAATGCAAGGAAAGCATTCTCGACATATTCACAACGATCTATCATTGA